One segment of Anopheles stephensi strain Indian chromosome 3, UCI_ANSTEP_V1.0, whole genome shotgun sequence DNA contains the following:
- the LOC118510443 gene encoding TM2 domain-containing protein almondex → MLPSLVQGRCIRLNWKSVVFLMMSLILSHIRITQSSVNSNNPEVTPTKLEKISSDTDRSAVTINSSSKSSSDTSHCPTDTLCTDLPNSCLQCTYNPQCIYGAEINVTCLPKTNVNCHVDKLKTPIQNEIKRTMICRYCYQTERWEHNCEQKGGCNSIDSQYKTNCTVHPELLCMGHRTFMKKIPCNWTQGYRWVTTLLVSITLGGFGADRFFLGHWQEGIGKLFSFGGLGVWTLIDVLLISLHYLGPADGSLYI, encoded by the exons ATGTTACCCAGTCTGGTGCAGGGACGCTGCATACGATTAAACTGGAAGTCGGTAGTGTTTTTAATGATGTCGCTCATCCTTTCGCACATACGAATCACACAGTCAT CCGTAAATTCTAACAATCCTGAAGTTACT CCCACCAAACTGGAAAAAATCAGCTCCGATACGGACCGGTCTGCCGTAACCATCAACTCGAGT TCTAAATCATCTTCCGACACGAGCCACTGCCCCACCGACACACTCTGCACCGATCTGCCCAACTCTTGCCTGCAGTGCACGTACAACCCCCAGTGCATCTACGGTGCAGAAATCAATGTAACCTGCCTGCCGAAAACGAACGTAAACTGTCACGTGGACAAGCTGAAGACACCGATCCAGAACGAGATCAAGCGTACCATGATCTGCCGGTACTGCTACCAGACGGAACGCTGGGAGCATAACTGCGAACAGAAGGGTGGCTGCAACTCGATCGATTCACAGTACAAAACCAACTGCACCGTGCACCCGGAGCTGCTGTGCATGGGCCACCGTACGTTCATGAAGAAGATCCCGTGCAACTGGACACAGGGCTACCGGTGGGTGACGACACTGCTCGTAAGCATCACGCTCGGTGGGTTCGGTGCGGATCGATTCTTTCTCGGACACTGGCAGGAGGGGATCGGAAAGCTGTTCAGTTTCGGTGGGCTGGGCGTTTGGACGCTGATCGACGTGCTGCTCATCTCGCTTCACTATCTCGGTCCGGCCGATGGATCACTCTACATCTAG
- the LOC118510441 gene encoding Y-box-binding protein 1 produces the protein MADQQASVEQQQAPAAPQQQQAAQQSPPQQTASGEQQPPPQSQPAPQSQDAGQKPAAATGTAPAATAATAAASTAPPQPQKEIIATKVTGVVKWFNVKSGYGFINRGDTQEDVFVHQSAIARNNPKKAVRSVGDGEHVEFDVVIGEKGNEAANVTGPEGGPVKGSQYAAEKRRSFRSWWSRRGQRRPGQTRGKDGQLEGGQGDGQQQNDGQMQAQPQQQQQQHQPQQQQQQQQSVNKQQQQQQQQQPRRYRPRGRGGYASYYSRPAPRGPRRDMGDNGQMDQNMMEDNNGGMRGQGGRGGGGPRRFFRRNYRSGGRGGGMGGPPGPRRGGYRSDYQADYQQNGGGQEQMAPRRGGGMQGRGSGGRGRFPRRGRNPQRPRNEGGFNNAVQNTTTESSA, from the coding sequence ATGGCTGACCAGCAAGCAAGTgtcgaacagcagcaggcaccGGCTGcaccacaacagcagcaggccgCCCAGCAGTCGCCGCCGCAACAGACCGCTTCCGGTGAGCAGCAGCCACCGCCACAGTCACAGCCCGCCCCGCAGTCGCAGGATGCCGGTCAGAAGCCGGCTGCTGCTACCGGTACCGCTCCtgctgccaccgccgccaccgctgCCGCCTCAACCGCACCACCACAGCCCCAGAAAGAGATCATCGCAACGAAGGTGACGGGCGTCGTGAAGTGGTTTAACGTGAAGAGCGGCTACGGTTTCATCAACCGGGGCGACACGCAGGAGGACGTGTTCGTGCACCAGTCGGCGATTGCGCGCAACAACCCAAAGAAGGCCGTCCGCTCGGTCGGCGACGGCGAACATGTCGAGTTTGATGTGGTGATCGGCGAGAAGGGCAACGAGGCGGCCAACGTGACCGGACCGGAGGGTGGACCGGTCAAGGGTAGTCAGTACGCGGCGGAAAAGCGCCGCTCCTTCCGGAGCTGGTGGTCGAGGCGGGGACAGCGTCGCCCGGGTCAGACCCGCGGCAAGGACGGTCAGCTGGAAGGTGGGCAGGGCGATGGCCAACAGCAGAACGATGGTCAGATGCAGGCTcagccccagcagcagcaacagcaacaccagccacagcagcagcagcagcagcagcagtctgtcaacaagcagcagcagcagcagcagcaacaacaaccccgCCGCTACCGGCCCCGTGGCCGTGGAGGCTACGCTTCGTACTACTCCCGTCCCGCACCCCGTGGCCCTCGCCGCGACATGGGCGACAATGGGCAGATGGACCAAAACATGATGGAGGACAACAATGGTGGCATGCGCGGCCAGGGCGGCCGTGGTGGCGGTGGCCCGCGACGATTCTTCCGCCGTAACTACCGTAGCGGTGGTCGCGGTGGTGGTATGGGTGGCCCACCGGGACCGCGCCGCGGTGGCTACCGGTCGGACTATCAGGCCGATTATCAGCAGAACGGTGGCGGCCAGGAGCAGATGGCACCGCGCCGTGGCGGTGGCATGCAGGGCCGTGGTTCCGGTGGCCGTGGACGTTTCCCGCGCCGTGGCCGCAACCCGCAGCGTCCGCGCAACGAGGGTGGCTTCAACAATGCCGTCCAGAACACGACCACCGAAAGTTCGGCCTAA